The following are encoded in a window of Maylandia zebra isolate NMK-2024a linkage group LG5, Mzebra_GT3a, whole genome shotgun sequence genomic DNA:
- the dusp7 gene encoding dual specificity protein phosphatase 7: MRINHSWGCSVIVTMTMMSSKSVEWLQEELESGASSLLLLDCRPHELYESSHIESAINLAIPGLMLRRLKKGNLPIRSIIPNNEDKEKFVKRCKTDVVVLYDEATSERQESGLGSSVLGLLLQKLRDDGCKAFYLEGGFNKFQSEYPEHCEINLDCSCPSSSPPASVLGLGGLRISSDCSDGESDREPGSATESEGSPLPNNQPAFPVQILPYLYLGCAKDSANLDVLSKYNIKYILNVTPNLPNMFEHEGDFKYKQIPISDHWSQNLSQFFPEAISFIDEARSKKCGILVHCLAGISRSVTVTVAYLMQKLNLSLNDAYDFVKRKKSNISPNFNFMGQLLDFERTLGLNSPCDNHSNSPTHDQLFFTTPTNHNVFQLDTLEST, encoded by the exons ATGAGAATTAATCACTCGTGGGGATGCTCTGTGATCGTGACTATGACGATGATGTCGAGTAAGAGCGTGGAGTGGctgcaggaggagctggagtCCGGGGCCAGCTCTCTGCTGTTGCTGGACTGCAGACCCCATGAGCTGTACGAGTCCTCGCACATCGAGTCGGCCATCAACCTGGCCATCCCGGGCCTCATGCTCCGGAGACTGAAAAAGGGGAACCTCCCCATTCGCTCCATCATCCCCAACAACGAGGACAAGGAGAAATTTGTAAAGAGGTGCAAGACGGACGTGGTGGTGCTGTACGACGAGGCGACCTCGGAGCGGCAGGAGTCCGGGCTGGGAAGCTCCGTGCTTGGGCTGCTCCTGCAGAAGCTCCGGGACGACGGGTGCAAGGCTTTTTATCTAGAGG GAGGCTTCAACAAGTTCCAGTCAGAGTACCCAGAGCACTGCGAGATCAATTTGGACTGCTCCTGTCCCAGCAGCTCCCCACCAGCCTCCGTCCTCGGTCTCGGAGGGCTCCGCATCAGCTCCGACTGCTCAGATGGGGAATCGGACCGCGAGCCGGGCAGCGCCACAGAGTCGGAGGGCAGTCCGCTCCCCAACAACCAGCCAGCGTTCCCCGTCCAGATCCTGCCCTACCTTTACCTGGGCTGTGCCAAAGACTCCGCCAACCTGGATGTGCTCAGCAAGTACAATATCAAGTACATCCTGAACGTGACGCCCAACCTGCCCAACATGTTTGAACACGAAGGGGACTTCAAGTACAAACAGATTCCCATCTCCGATCACTGGAGCCAAAACCTCTCTCAGTTTTTCCCTGAGGCCATTTCTTTCATAG ACGAGGCGCGCTCCAAAAAGTGTGGCATACTGGTCCACTGCCTGGCCGGGATCAGCCGCTCCGTCACCGTCACCGTGGCTTACCTGATGCAGAAGCTCAACCTGTCGCTCAATGACGCCTACGACTTTGTGAAGCGGAAAAAGTCAAACATTTCCCCGAACTTCAACTTCATGGGCCAGCTCCTTGACTTTGAGCGGACGCTAGGTCTCAACAGCCCCTGTGACAACCACTCGAACTCGCCGACGCACGACCAGCTCTTCTTCACCACCCCGACCAATCACAACGTGTTTCAACTGGACACCCTAGAATCCACATGA